The DNA window CCACCGATCGCCGCCGTCGGCGTCTCTCAGGTTGCGGTGGAGCTGAGAAACGCGGAAGGAGAGGGATTGGGGGAATCCGGGGAGGGCGAAGGTAGCGCGGCGGTGGGGGAGGTGCTGCCACATGGACATGTATGCGGCGGTGCCGTACGCGCCGCCGGTGGTAAGTGACGTTGACGGTGGCGGAGGATTCGGCGACGTCGTTGGCCCACCCCATGAAGACGTCGGAGATTATGTAGAGCGGAAGGGGGGTTCGAGGGAGGTGGAGGCGTGGCAGAGGTCGATGATGAGGTGGTGAGGTAGGGAGTCGGTGTTCTCTGTTTCCGGTGGGAGGCTATGGTCAGCGGAGTTGAAGGGGAGCGCGGCGAAATGGATATGGGGAGACGGCTGCGTTGAGGCGGCTCGGAGGTGGCGGACGTTGAGCGGGGTGGTGGCGATGGTGATTGTGAAGGCGATTTGATTGGCTAGGGCTAAGAAGGGGATGAGATGGCCTTGCGCCATGAACGGAAGCATCACTATGTGGTGGTGCTCTTTGGCAACTTCCATTGGTTCGTTTAGTTAAAAAGAAGATGAAAATGAAGATGACGATGACGATGACGATGATTGTTAGCGCATGCGATGTGTGCTTGTGCGGTTCGAGACTAATATATCGAACTTTTGAGCATCATTTCATATGGAATTTACATAACAAATAGAACTAAGTAGATAAAACACTTCACctctattataaaaataaatgagaaattattactgatttttttaaagatatCTAAAAGAAACTTCATGCATATTGATGGTGATTGATCGTCAGAGTTAAGTCGTATGTTTTTCAATTACTACGTAAAAAGATAAATATGAAGTTAGAAGTTAAATTCAAAATGCATCCGAATTGAGCAAAACGTCAGGAAAGTCACATGCATTTCAAAAGCATATTGTCATTTTTCATATCTATAAAATACCAAAGCTATAtcattatttgattatatttcatttttgagAGGTATGCACGTGAGCATGTCTAGTACTAGTAGTTTATATGTTCAAAAACAAATACGCTCAACTTCTCTATTACCAAAAGGtagttttatttcattttcttggaaaaattataaatttatagttGGTTGTCACTAATCAAATGAAAAACTTATagaatgattttattttttcaaatattgTTTGGCTATAATTTTATTGACATCGTAGATATATTTGTGTTATCGTCTTATCGATATGTGAAACACTATAGATGATGCAAAAATATACAGATTCATAAAAGGTTGGGCTATGCTGAGGGGTGGACACCCCAAAATAGCTActtttgattttataatgagtgtttttaatattttatgttaaaattataatttattaaatatataatttttttaattagttaaatttaCAGTTTTTGTATTTAACGTTAAGCCTTAAAAACATGTTCGTACCCTTTTCACCATAAAAACCATATTCAAACTGAAAATGCAAAATTCTCAACCGTTGATAAATCAGACCAACGGATGAAATTAGGCACTATAGATAGTTGTTATATATGTTTCGATCTGTATTTTAATTATACGATTTtaatactaatttttttaatcattcaTACATAACTATAGATAGTCATGTTAATTGATAAGGTATTGATAGGATAGTAGTGTTAATGACAAAGATAAAAGTGATCCGAAACTTATGAATACGGTACTCCATTTGAAGTTtcgttttgtcattttagtccgtAAACAATTATGAGTCCCAATTCACCTTGCAAAAGATAGGTAGGCTTGATATCCATTTAactcatttcatttatattctattataaaatactATTTTCTATCAACTTCTTTATATACTGCATTTCTTAAAGTTTGTGTCAAATTCAACAAGAACTCATGATCACAAATAGAGGGAGTAATTAAGTGGTGGTTAAAAGAGAACTTATAAGATCATCATTGCCGCAAATCCTAAATCAAATTGCATAGATACATAAGGAAAAAACATAGAACCAGAGAAATTTCACGTGAAACGAATACAAGAGTAGAAAGGAGTCAAAATAACAAGCACCTTATTATATACTACATGAGCAAGAAGATACACAAATTTTTAAATTGGTACTACCTCAAACAACCATCAGAGCAAATTGCAGGTGCACCACTAATTCATGGTGCACCGTGGATGAGTATAGAATGGTAGATGACGATTAGGGGTGAGTAAAAAAATcagaaaccgaatatccgaaccgtgCCAGACCGAAATTATGAAATTCGATtcggttttttcagtttttcagttCGATTcgattttgaaaatacaaaaatttcgatttttcggtttggTTCAGTTCAGTcgaacaaaaaaacaaaaaaactgaaatatatatatataataaaatactttatatatgtatatatattaatattatatgcttttttttgtttttcggttttgttcggtttTTCAAGTTcagttttcggtttttcgatttCGATTTTTCGGGTTCAGTTcagtttggattttgaactaaatttgatttttcggttttggcCAAAAAcagaaccgaaacccgaatgcacactcCTAATGACGATTGACAATAATCAGAATAACAAAACAGTAGCTTACCATCAATTTGGTCGGGATAATAAAATGACCTGGCCCAGTTGACAACTCTAATGACGATAAtcagaataataaaaccttagCTCACCACCAATTTGGTCGGGATAATAAAATGGCTAAGCGAAAACAATTAATTTTAGAGCACCTGCATCGGTGCTCGATGCTAATAGCCGTCGTGTTGACGGCGAGGCATGCAACTGCTCACCGTTGTGCTCTTGTCGTCGGCACGACCCTATTCTTAGCATTGAGCATCGTCGTGCCGACGAGCAGGCTGACGTGTGCCATTggcaattttctttttcttttaaaaaaattcaaaaatattaaaaatttgattttaaataaaaaaaatattttcccacttcccaataaaatatactccctccgtccctgaaaatttatcacttatttccattttcgtccgtccctaaaaatttgccacctttcacttttaccattttttgatagtagacctcacattctactaacgcattcctactcacattttattataaaactaatatataaaagtatccactaactttttcaactcactttctattacatttcttaaaacacgtgtcgggtcaaatggtgacaaattatgggagatggagggagtatccgTTTTTTCTCCAcgttaaatttatttttcatttttttttacccaaaattcacattttcatctataaatactcacatttccatataaaaaaattcccaccacactacacaatacaattctctcatcaattttcatctaaattcTCACTATTTCACTCTTCCAAAAAATGTCCGACTCcagcgatcacccctccgactctcGCGGATGAAACCACGAACGGTTCGGCCCAACACCATTCCCTAATCCGGATACGGATTTCTCGCCCTCTCCTCAAACCCGAGGTTCTCAAAtttcgggtggctaccggccttaccggtggacgagcaagatgtccacgatgggcgatacgggtgggcacccaaaCAAGACTCGGGAGGGAGCGACTCGACACCACCGTTGTCCCAAATTCCGGAGGGCGGTTCCGtcactcctcctcctcctcctcgtagCACCCGTGTTCGTACTCGTGGCAGTACCGGTGACCCCAACGTCCGCACCtcgtacactccgggggagatggagagcttattcaaagcctatttgagaATCTCCAAAGATGCCGAGGTAGGCACGAACTAAACCGGGGACAGGTTTTGGTCCAACGTCGCTCTCCGGTATAATGCCACCCGACCGAACGGAGCCATCAAGCGCAATGCCATCAgaagagccaacgaagaaatccaaaagttccaggggtattacctccaggaacagGCGTCGGCAGGGAATGGCACGAGCGAGGTCGACGTGATCACCGCTGCCATGAAGACTTACCACTCAATGCGCTACAAACCATTCTAGCATCTCAACACTTGGTACGAGGTGCGTCAtcatccgaagtataagggaggagtcagatcctcctccagctccacCAGCAAACGGTTGAGGTCCTTATCCGACGCCGGTGAAGGGGATGatgtggctagccagcttgccggagctCACTTAGGTAGCCCGatgccggcccgagcggttcccaacgccggccgccaTGAAGCGTCGCGACTCCAGCCGCACCGCCAGCTCCCACTCCAGCTCCCTTTATGCCGCCTCTACCCCCAACAAcacgttgtgggcccttttgccTCAAGCCAATATGGTCGATATGTCTCGGATGGCTctcgagcaacttgattcacattttgCAATGATATGAGCTCTCCGAAAAACATTGGGGATACCGCCATCGTGCTAGTCTTCTTTAAATCTCCACGTATGTATTTTTttggtttaattatgtaatttttaatttttaggattttaattatgtaatttttagtgttttataatttgttataattttgggtattattaatgcatttaatattgtggaaatgtttttagtaattgaagtatttaaattaaataatagaaggGTGGGACCCTTAAGCATGcttttgcggaagagcatgaatatgagtgttgtgatcttctcaaaaaaaaatagggagtaaaaaatgaataaaagtggatTCGGCCATGCCAAAGAGCATGGACGTGAGGCTCTATTATGTCCGATTTTATTAGGCCCGTTTACCcactataataaaaaaaaggttaTAGGCTTCcatatattaaaaaacaaaagcGCCCTTCACTAACTCACAGTAAACAACAGTTCTTCATCGTCTTCTCTCCTTTCACCACCTTGCGGATTCAGAATATCTGAGGTAAATACTCTTACAAGTATCGATCAATTGAGAAAGAGCATACTCAATTTCTTATTTGAtagaataaataataaataattatagttttcATGATTTAACCCACGAATTGAATAGGATACGAAAATTAGGGATTCGAAACAGTTCAATTTCTCCTTTGTCATCGCTGATTTCTCTTTGCACTTGGAGGGTGATTTTTTTGACGTTTTACTCACAATGTGTTTCAATATACGATTAtggattttattttgtcttttgaCCTGATTGTAGCGACATCTTTGTGCTTGCGTGTGTGTTTAGGTTTAAGGAGAAATTTGTCTATTACACTGAGTTTTCGTGTCATTTTATTGCTTTTGCAGGGATTCTGTTCCAATATACATCCATGAATCCATTGACATTGGTTAAGCGTATTCAGAATATAAACAAAAGGGAGGCAACCCTAGGAATATCGGAAGATGCTTCGTGGCATGCTAAGTATAGAGACTCTGCTTATGTTTATGTCGGTGGCATCCCTTTTGACTTAACTGAAGGTGATCTCCTTGCTGTCTTTGCGCAGTAAGTGTGTTTCTTTTTCTTCCCTTGCGTGTACGTATAcgttattttgtttttgtatgtTATTGTTTTGATGGGATCTGATTTGTTTGTTCAATTCATATGTAGGTATGGGGAGATTGTGGATGTTAATCTAATCCGAGACAAAGGTACTGGAAAGTCCAAAGGGTTTGCTTTTGTTGCATATGAGGATCAAAGGAGCACAAATCTTGCTGTTGGTCAGTCAATATACCTTGTAGTTCAATCTTATTTTCGTGAAGATGTAATCGTGGaatcatatatatttattttggggTGAATGTGCAGACAATTTAAATGGAGCTCAAATTTTGGGCCGGACTATTAGGGTTGATCATGTGACCAAATACAAAAAGATGGAGGAAGAGGATGAGGAGACTAGGCAGCAGAAGAGGGAGGAACGAGGTGTCTGTCGAGCTTTTCAGAAAGGGGAATGCAACCGTGGAGATAGCTGCAAATTTTCTCATGATGAACAGGTATGCATATAAGAGGACTTATTCTTTTAATCGCTCTTCATTAATGGATCCCAGTTGTGTTCTGCTAACTTTTACCGGATAAATTTGTTTGTTTAATGCTTTAAATTGTTCTGTGGTAAACGAAACATGTTAGTTTGTAGTAATAAATAGATATTGATTTTATGGTTATAGTGCTGACATCTGTTGGTACAGTCGGTTGGGTACATGATGTTCTTATTATTCCCAAGCTAAATGCCATCAAAATTGGATATCTTGTTGATAAATTATGGATTTGAAAGGATGAAACTGAATAGGACTAGGGATATATTACCATGGAGTATCCAGAATGTTGTTGAGCTGCTAagcttgtttttctttttatgtttttcaataaaaaaatttgcaTAGTATCAGCAAATTATTGTAAGAGATGATCATTTAATGATATGTAGGGGATTAGTTCTTTGAAAACCTTACCTACCTATGGGTTGCTTCAATGAGTAACCCAAGGCGTTTTGATACTGAACTTAGCTTCTACCTGATTGTTAAAAGATGGAAATATGGTCGAAAGATAACAATATGGTCAAGGCTGATCTCGAAATTGGTTGAGGTGAAGTGGGCGGTTGCATTCAAGCCTCCTGGGTTTTGAGAGTTATGATTGCTTTTAAGATTAAATTgctgaaataaaataaatgagcaAGAGTTCAGAAATAtctaattattttcttgttctcaaAACTTTATTCAAAAGAGAGAATTTTATTGTGTGCTCCGTAGATCAAGGAGAAAATGGTGCAGCAAATTGTTGTTTCACCAGATGGTGATTATGCTTACATGACATTTGGATTATCTCATAAGCTAATACTATAAGATTAGCTCAATCTCTGTTTTTCTCTTaccattttgtttaatttttaaatattctaCTAATCATGTCATGTTACACTGACCAACATGTCAGAAAATTATAAACAGAGTAATGCAAGTAGCAAATTCTATGAACCATTTCATGTACAAGTACATGATGTCAATAATAAACTCAATTAGTTGTTCCCCAAATCTTCAAGATCTGAAAAGCTTCGCCAAACTAGTTACTccatttctttctctttattctTTGTGGATCCATTCGGTATGTGTTTATGTTCATATGATTTGGTTTTTTACTTATATCCATCCAAACATGTTCTTATGGAGTATGATTTAGTTTTCTACTTTCAGAAGCAGGGAAGTGCTTCATGGTTATTAGGTATTTGGTGACGGCAGTGGTTGGTTTAGCTCCTTATTTCCTTgttctttctcttttatttgtttCGGCGTGTGATTTGCCATGGTGATTTGTATGTCGTTGCTTCTTGCAAGTGCCCCTTGCACCGCCATCAAGCACTAATTCCCCAACCCTCTCATAAAGCTTCATTTTTTCTTGGACCAGAGAGCTGCTAATACAGGATGGGGTGCGGAAGAAGATAAACCTTCAAGGTGGGTGCAGGACAAGTTTAAAAATCCAGAAACGGATAGAAGGTCTGGACGAGCTGGTAATAGAGGTAATGACGAGTATCAACGTCCACGGGGGAATGGCAATAATGAAAGAGCTGAGTTGAATGCAAAAGATGATGAGAGAAGAGGTGTTAAAACACAGTTGGAGCATAAGGATACACGTGATGGCTCAAGTACTGATAGAAGGTCGAGATCCAGCTACAATGATCCAAACTCCAATGTTGAACGTGATTCGAGAAATGAGAATCGATCAAGAAAATATGAGTCTGAATCCCATCATCGGGAAGACGCACATAGTAGAGAAAAGGAAGCTGGGTCAGGTCGTGATAGAGATATATCTAGTAGTCGAGAAAAGGAAGGGAGGTCAGGTCATGATAGAGATACATATGGTAGAGAAAAGGAAGGGAGGTCAGGTCGTGATAGAGATACGTATAGTAGAGAAAAGGAAGGGAGGTCTGGCCGAGACAGGGAAAAGGATGGCAGGTCAGGCCGTGATAGAGATACTTATTCAGACCATCATAGGAGAGAAACAGATGAAAGAGGTAGATGACATTGTTCACATATATCTATGGTTGCTTTTTTTGTTGATGTCATGTACGAGTGGACCTTTCCCCCTGAGAATTATGTACCTGAAAGTAAAAACGCAGACTGTTAGACCAATATTTGCCTTCACTCTATTAGGGAGGGATATGTCTGAGAAAATATGCAGAATTCTACTTTCGGTTTCTGTTGCATGTATCGATGATTGCAAGAACATAATTTTGAGGTTTGTATTCCTAATGGAGCAGAAACATTCACCTTCACTATTGAATCTTTTGCATTGTTTTATTCAGCGCTTTTGGAATTGAAGCCACGTTTCTATGGGGTTGTTATGTCACGTGTTGAGTACCTTACATAAGTTATATTTAACCAAAACTATGCATGAATAATTTTAGTTGGaaaaattatgttttatctGTGGAGATGAGAGCTATATTGCGCTGATAACGCTTACATTTTTGTAATCTGATCATCCATATTATCTTCCATATTAAACGAtctataatatatttaaaacttCCTCATTAATTCCTAATTAATAAACTTTGTATGCAATCCAATCTCCTTTTCACTCTATCTCTGTCATTTTCCCAATTTTCCataaaaattcatataaatcaTTATAAAAAACTACTGTAAAAAGTGTCATTAACCagctcaaattaaattaaactttAGCAAGACCCAACATCACAAGTTCACaactattcaaaatatttaatgCTGTCAAATTATTATACATCTGAAATGAGTGATTTATTCAAAAACAAATGGAGAAAAACAAACTTTCAAATAAAGTAGTGaataaattgaatatttttgcCCTCTCCCAAAATGATAAGAAAAAAGGTGAAAAGAATACAGTTGAGTTTTACATTCCGCAGAAAATTCAACTATTCACTGCACCTCAAGAAAGATCATAACCTCTCAACAACTAGACAGACCCAATGATTTAAAAAACAAATAGACACAACATCCAGAGACAAAAATTTTAGGACATGATCCACATCCATTGCATCGACTACATTTCCCGACACGACTGGGGATGCATACGCAACGCAAAACTTTTATGCATTTCACCCTCCTGCCAAACCAAAACAGAAAGGATTTCCAAATAGTACCAACTTTTTTACCTTGACGAGAGACTGTCATTCGTATAAGAATGGTACAAATGGCGGACACCCGCATGACCAACAGGCAGGCGGGCGAATGGAACATTCTGATGTAGAAGAACCAATTCACAACAAAATCAAAGCCAGGATCCCACCTAGAAAAACTGGAACCAATTGACCACATATAAACAGACTCCGAGAGCCGCAATTTAGCGACCAGGGAAAATAGGAAATTGGACGACCCTTGGTTTCCCTTCAGACACTGACTAACCAAATAATTCAGAGGGTGAGTTCAGCCTTCCGACTGGCCCATCACGGGGCAGCAGCAACTGCTCCTGTGgctttttcagattttttcttttcaatctCCACCCTTCTCACTTCAGCATGCTGCGCAACACCATTTGCAAGAGCCTGATAGTGAAAATCAAGCGTTTGGCTAATGTTCTGGAACCTCAACGGATCTGATGCTTGAAGAACTACAGAATAAAACACAGCAGGAATCAGTatcatgtaaaaaaaatatgtcTGATATAAAATAAACGGCAGCAGCTTACGTTTGATAGTATCTACAAAGAAAATGAAAGGGTCAACATCATCAATAGGAGATTGCAACTCTTCATCATCGCTGAAATCATCATCTGAGTCTTCATCATCAAATTCAGTGCTACGGAAAGCCTTGGCCTGCATACAGTAAGTGAAGATACCATGAAATATTTTCGTAAACCATCGCAGAAACAGCTAAAGCTATGGCTTTTAGAATATATTCAGTACCCTAATATGAAGCTTCATATCCCAGTCTGACTAAGTTATTTATATGCAACATGTTAAATGAAACTTATATCATACAATTAATACCAAATTTCAATATCTTATTCAACTATAGTAGCTTCTtatcaatgttatcaaatagcggatatggcggcgccatggcgccatggcatggcgttcagtggtggaaacgccatagcaccgccatatccgacatttgacaacattgcctGTGTACTGCATTCAGGAAtagggcattatgcaagaaacatggtggttagagtggtatattatgctttattaattgtttaaagtgttttagatgttatatttttaatatttttaaaattttgaattatatataaatatataagtattattttatttatttaattttttactgccatatccgccatactaatacgccatatccctgtggcggtttttaggcaaaccgccataagctgccatacgagattgataacattgctTCTTATCACCGTCTAACCTGAACCAGGCTAAACTAGAAAATAGAAGGATCAAAACTAcaaaaacaattattttaaGACCCACCCTGGCAGCCAACTTATGAAGTTTAAGGCTCTCAGCTTCGTCACCATCCTCAGCATCAACACCCATCTCTTTGTCAGTATCATCACCATCTTCATCGTCATCACTTTCGAAATTGTtcatatcatcatcatcttcttcaccgtcttcttcctcctccttaGCAGCCTCTGTTCCAACAGACCATATATAAACACAAATACGAATAATAATTTGGTAATAGAGGAATTATAATTGGGGATGAGCTGCATAGAATCATGTCAAAGGAACTAACATTTAcctaatctatatatatatataacaagtAGATGAAGAGGATGCCCAGAGAGCCATTTCAGAAATTTAGCAGCGGATAATTAAGTTACTAAAGGACCAACCTGCTACTTGATCCTTATACGCAACAAGCAGCTCAAGTGTAGACTTGAAAACACGCTCCAATGCTTCTCCTGGTAGCTGATCAGCAGGAAGAGGGAGCAAGGATGTCAATCCCAAACAGCATACCTTTTTATCATGTTCTCTGCAAACAAAAAGACATATAAGTAACATTTTAGCTTTAAGCATAGATGAGATACAACCAAGAAAATGTACCAGAACCTTTTAAAATTAGCTCGTGCTCCGCTTTTCTTCGTTTGTTGCAACATCTGGAACCAAAGATTGAAAACTTCTGTGGCAACATTAAGCTTTTGCAGTATGATGAGTGTCAACGAGGCATTATAGTACAACGAATCAGCAACCTGTCAAAAGATATTGCCTTTACATTATAAACAACTGGCCAAAAGTTCCATATTGCCAAACAGCCTGGGAAATAACTTGAGAAAAGCATGCTTACCACTTCCATCAATAGGCATTTCAAGTAAGGCTTTTCAGTACGACGCAAGCGCTCCACAGTTATCCTCAGGTATGGCTCAACCCAGTGATCTACCAGACCTCGGCAGTTCTGGAATAATACTTGAATGAGCTTAGGCGCTGGTTCAATATCGCCATCCTCCAGATTTTTATCAGCCATGACCTGCAGAATCACATAAACCGTAATCAGAAAAAATCAACTGGGTCAGGGCCAAATTTGAAAGAGCACTAACTAACTTACGGATGAAATCATGGTCCAAAGGCTTTGCTGGTAATCTGGTTCCTTGCATGTGAGAAAATGTGTGGTACTTCTTGATATATAGTTATCTAATGGCACTAAGATATCTGAGAAttccacaaaaataaaaaagatgtaAGGGAAGCTTAATGAAGTGAAATAAAGTAACAATATTTCAATTGCCTTGTAATTCAAGATAAAGTGGGGCACATATCATAAACAGCATCAAAATCAAAAATATAATAACAGAAGATATATCCTATGGGCAAAACTGAATTAAGAGAATATGCATGTACCACAAGTACAGTAGGAGAGTGAATCGATTTAGAGCACCGCATCTTGAATATACATGCAGGAAACTAAACATGTGCAAACTGACGGAAAGGAATATTAAGAAGCATAATGAGCAAACTCAACAGACGGCAATGTTGTGATCACAAAAATCATTGCCATAAAACTGTGACATACTTGGGAAAAAATCaatggcccaatcagtcagggCTTCCATCATCAATGGCCAAAGGCTCCACATCTCCAGTGATATTGTGGGTGAGAAGAAAGTCATATATGACACTATCTCCAAAACTTCCTCAAAGACCTCTGAAAAGAATGCATTGAAGCAAACAAGAAAGATGAATGGTGAGAGCATTCAATCTCAGGTATACCAATCAAACATCTTCATGCATATATTATCTCatcaaaaataagaaaaatgaacaTAGTCAAAATCCTTTCCAGATTTTGTTTTAAAGTGTTCCATTATGAATTTTTGATACAGCGAGAATTAGAATCCCCAAATTATACGACCAAAAAGTATCAAAGGTTTGAAATGCATCAGGGAGGATAGGATTAGGAATTATATAAGGTATAAAAGAGGATTATATAAGAGAGAGACATCTAACATGGATTTTGAGGTAGAAATAATACAAAACCTATCTATAAGAAGCACATACTGTGTTGGCAATTGGCATGTTAGTGGAAGTTACACGAAGAGGGGTTTACttccaaactaaaaaaaataagatatgAAAAGCAGAAAGAATGAGTTGTATGATTATGAATGGTACTCAATTTTATGATGGTTGCAAGACACAACAAATTATCTGAAAGGAATTGTTTAGTGCAAATATGAGTTTTGACAAATTTTAAAAGCAAACATAGAAGcaccaaaatcaaattttaaaacgGCAGTTACCTTGCCCATCAGTAGTCAGCATTCTGCGCATTATAGGTAATAATGTAGGCTCAATATGTATAAATAGATCGGGCAGGCTGCTGACTGACTCAAGGATTGTGCTTATGGCACGTAAGCAACCAACAGCAGCCAAAGCTCCAGGATCATCACCTTCCTCATCTGCCTCAGCGGTATTCATGCACTTCCAAAATGCAGCAGCCTGGAAATCAAGTGTAATTACTAAGAGGacaaaacaaataatgaagCCCAACATACTCATAAACAAGAAAATTAGCAATACCAAGTTTTGGCACAAGCCGAGGGCATATGGAGCCATCTCCTCTCCAAACTTATCAACAATTGTCTCGAGTGTAAACACAAGATCTTCATTCTCAACCTCATTCATAAGTTTGAAAAACTCTAACAAGATTTAAGAAGAAAAGGAAAGTTAGTTAGCATGCTCCGTgtttgtaaaaataaaaaaaaggttcaGGCCTTTGTTTTGTGATATACCATCTAGTAGTTGTGGAAGAATTGGGCGGATCTCACCCAAGTctgtaaatttaaaaaattaaaaattataaaaaaaaaaactaagtcagTGACAAGTCCAGATAAACAAAAGGCAATAGAAAACCAGGTAAATGTACCATTGCAGGCTTCTACAAAAGATCGCAATGCAAAGACAGAATCAACACGAGCAGGAAGTTCTTGGTCACGCATCCCAGCAACAACACTGTGTAATGCTCTTCGGAAGTTGTTCGGGTCAGAGAAATTGATATGTGCATATTGCCCTGCAACCCATGCAGCCTAGAATACAACACAGTTCAATTTAATAAGCGAACAATGTCATAAAAAGTGTTATAATAGcatcataatttaaaaacaattgaCATTTACGttcaatttaaattttgtgGAAAAAATAAGTTAATCTGCCTACACTTCACTCATCgtataatatacacaaaattca is part of the Salvia splendens isolate huo1 chromosome 6, SspV2, whole genome shotgun sequence genome and encodes:
- the LOC121809726 gene encoding zinc finger CCCH domain-containing protein 25-like, with translation MNPLTLVKRIQNINKREATLGISEDASWHAKYRDSAYVYVGGIPFDLTEGDLLAVFAQYGEIVDVNLIRDKGTGKSKGFAFVAYEDQRSTNLAVDNLNGAQILGRTIRVDHVTKYKKMEEEDEETRQQKREERGVCRAFQKGECNRGDSCKFSHDEQRAANTGWGAEEDKPSRWVQDKFKNPETDRRSGRAGNRGNDEYQRPRGNGNNERAELNAKDDERRGVKTQLEHKDTRDGSSTDRRSRSSYNDPNSNVERDSRNENRSRKYESESHHREDAHSREKEAGSGRDRDISSSREKEGRSGHDRDTYGREKEGRSGRDRDTYSREKEGRSGRDREKDGRSGRDRDTYSDHHRRETDERGR
- the LOC121808463 gene encoding importin beta-like SAD2, with product MDLPSLALILQGALSTNPDQRRAAEESLNQIQFAPQHLVRLLQIIVEASCDLAVRQVASITFKNFIAKHWAPHEAGEQSRILPEDKEVVRQNILNFIAQVPPILRAQLGECLKTIIHADYPEQWPALLHWVKHNLQDQQVYGALFVLRILSRKYEFKSDDERIPVNHIVEETFPNLLNIFSRLIQVVNPSVEVADLIKLICKIFWSSIYLEIPKQLFDPNVFNAWMVLFLNILERPVPAEGQPEDPELRKTWGWWKVKKWTVHILNRLYTRFGDVKLQNPENKAFAQMFQKNYAGKILECHLNLLNVIRVGGYLPDRVINLILQYLSNSISKSNMYSQLQPRLDVVLFEIIFPLMCFSDNDQRLWDEDPHEYVRKGYDIIEDLYSPRTAAMDFVSELVRKRQKENLQKFLFFIVEVFKRYDEAAPEYKNFRQKDGALLAIGALCDKLKQTEPYKSELERMLVQHVFPEFSSPVGHLRAKAAWVAGQYAHINFSDPNNFRRALHSVVAGMRDQELPARVDSVFALRSFVEACNDLGEIRPILPQLLDEFFKLMNEVENEDLVFTLETIVDKFGEEMAPYALGLCQNLAAAFWKCMNTAEADEEGDDPGALAAVGCLRAISTILESVSSLPDLFIHIEPTLLPIMRRMLTTDGQEVFEEVLEIVSYMTFFSPTISLEMWSLWPLMMEALTDWAIDFFPNILVPLDNYISRSTTHFLTCKEPDYQQSLWTMISSVMADKNLEDGDIEPAPKLIQVLFQNCRGLVDHWVEPYLRITVERLRRTEKPYLKCLLMEVVADSLYYNASLTLIILQKLNVATEVFNLWFQMLQQTKKSGARANFKREHDKKVCCLGLTSLLPLPADQLPGEALERVFKSTLELLVAYKDQVAEAAKEEEEDGEEDDDDMNNFESDDDEDGDDTDKEMGVDAEDGDEAESLKLHKLAARAKAFRSTEFDDEDSDDDFSDDEELQSPIDDVDPFIFFVDTIKLLQASDPLRFQNISQTLDFHYQALANGVAQHAEVRRVEIEKKKSEKATGAVAAAP